The Methanotorris formicicus Mc-S-70 DNA window CAAAGAACGTTGATGCATTGGCAGAAATTGGAAAGATTTATCTTTTACATGGGGATATGGACTCAGGTGCGGAGTATTTTACTGAATATTTGAAGAGGAATCCAAATGGTAAGTATAAGGTTGTGTTGGATTTTATTGAGAAATCAAAAAATGAAATCCAAGTTTACGACCTTATGGAAGGGGGATTGAAATATTTAAAAATGAAAAAACATGTTGAGGCATTAAAATACTTTAACAAGATCGTCAAGTTAATTCAAAATGATGAATACTCTTACTACTACAAGGCAGTGATATTTGAGAACTTTGAGGAGTACAATAAGGCATTGAAGGAAATTGAGAATGCATTAGACATTTCAAAAAACAACATATTTTATAGCAAGAAGGGAGATATTTTAAAGCATCTTAAGAGGTATGATGAGGCAATAGTGCAATATCAAAATGCATTGGAATGCAACAATGAATGCCCCTACACATATTTAGGTTTGGGACAATTATATTTTGAAATAGGTGAGTATGAGAAGGCAAGTGAATGCTTTGATAACTTACTTGAATGCTACATGTCAAACCTTCCATCTGAGGATAGGGATTTATTTAACATATATGGGTTGATTGGTAAGGGAGAAACGAGCAATACGAGGAGATTTTTTGAGGAATCATTGGATTATATAAACAGATACCTATCAAAAAATATGGATGATGTTTATTGGTGGTATTTGAAGGGTTATGTTCTTTACAAACTTAGGGATTATAGGGGAGCGTTGGAGGCACTTTACAACGCATCAAAAATTGATAACAAAAACATCGAAATTTTGAATGCAGTGTGTGTTATCTATGAAAAACTTGGTAGAATTGAGGATGCAATAAACATTTACAAACAAATATTAAGTATAGAACCAAATATGGAGCATATAAAAGATTATATTGAAAATCTGTCATCAAATAAACCATCTGGCAATGAGATTCCATCGATACTGCATAAAAAAATATCAATTTACTACAGAATACCAATGCCAATATACTGTGGAAACAATATTTTAAAAAGCATTAAGGATAAAAATCCAATTGAGGCTTATTATCACTTTAATATGTTGATTAAAATCCTATCACCAATTAAAGATGATATAGGGGAGAAGATATCAGAAGTTTCTGATTTGTTGTGTTATGAGATGTATAGGTTTGCCGATAAACTTGAGGATTATGAACCAGAAAAAACTACCTTATCAAGGATTGAGGGATTGTTTAAATTACTTTTAGAATATGGGGAGGGTGTCTAAGTGATAGTAGGAAAAATTATTGGAGATACAACAACATCAGAATGTCAATTTAAGACAGACAAAAAGATAAGATCTGGAGAATATGTTGTGGTAAAGAATATTGATGATGAGGATGTTTTAGGGGTTATAAAGAACATTAAGGCATCTGATAATCACTTTATATGTGGTGTGAAAATTCTTGGTGTATTGAAAGGAAAAAAATTATTCCCCAACAGGAGTCCAATAGTTTATGGTGGAGATGTTTATCTTGGAGATGAGGAGATATTAAAAACCTTATTTTACAACGAAAAAGGCATAAAGATAGGGCACCTATTGACGAGAGAATCGATAAGTGTTTATTTAGATGTTGATAAACTTGTATCAAGGCATTTTGCAATTCTTGCCGTAACTGGAGGAGGAAAATCAAATACAGTAGCGGTTATTTGTAAGGAACTTGGAAGTAAGAATGGGACGCTTGTAATTTTTGATCCCCATGGGGAGTATATGAAACTCAGTCATGAGAGTATCGAAATGAAGATGAATCCACTTACTGCAAAGATTGACCCATCACTCCTGTCTCCAAATGAACTTGCGGACTTAGTGGGTATTGATAAGGAGGATAAAAAAGAGAGAATTTACCTATCTTTTGCATTCAATACTGTGAAGAGAAAGGCTTTTGAGAATAGGAAGGAATTGAGGGGATCAAGGTTCTTAGAGGAACTTCTGAATATCATGTATGAATGGGTAAAAAATGTAGACGTTGGATGGGATATAGAGTATTACAACCCACGAAAAAAGATGTATGATAGAAGGAAGTTGAGTAGGGAAGATGGGGATGTGTTATTTTCTTTAATCGATATTATTGAAAATTTCCAACTGACGTTTTCTGAAAATATTGGGGATAGAGATATATTGGAAAAACTTGAAGTTGGAAAAATAAATGTTGTTGATTTGAGCGGTTTGGAAGTATCTCAAATGGTTTCAATTGTTTCCTATGTTGCAAGACGTCTTCTGTCAAAAAGAATCCTCTACCTAAAAGCACAGAGGAACTTTGACAATCCAATAGAGGATATCAGAAAAAAATCAAGGGAAATCCTTAACGAAATTAAAACAAAATATAGAATAGTTACAAAACCTTTACTTCTGATCGTTGAGGAGGCACACATATATATTCCAATAAATGAATATAATGATGCAAGTTTGTGGTTAGGAAAGATTGCAAGAGAGGGAAGGAAATTTGGTGTTGGTTTAGGACTTATCTCCCAAAGACCTAAACAACTCAATCCCGATGTTTTATCCCAAACAAACACAAAGATAATACTAAGAATCGTTGAACCAGAAGACCAAAAATATATTCAAATGGCATCTGAGGATTTAGGAGAAGATTTGGTTAAGGATTTGGCATCATTGGGAATTGGGGAAGCGGTGATTATTGGAACAGCAATATCTATGCCAACAATAGTTAAAATAGATAAGTTTGATGGAAGTTATGGAGGAGAAGATATTAAAATTTATGATGCGTGGAATTCAATTGGTGGAGATGAGTTTGTTGATGACTTTAAGTTTGGATTTTAGTAGAGATTTCCATTCCTAAATTTTTCTATTTGGTTTTTAATGATATTCTCAAGTTCTCCATCATCTTTTAAAAACATCCTTTGAGAAAAGATTTTCCCTTTTCCAATGAATTTAATAAATCCATTCTCTTTTTTTATTTCTTTGATTTTATTCCAACTTATAAATTTATTTTGATAGTAAATCCCATCTTCACCAATAAAAACATCTATTTCATTATTCATTGATATCCAAATAACAATCATAGATATAATAATAAAAATCTCTGCAATTATTGAAGATATTGAAATTGAATCACCATAAACTACATATATTAAAATATTAAACACAATTAAACCAAAAATCATAAGTCCAAACAAAATTGGCATTGTTTTCTTATCAAACTCTGCCTTTTTCCCATACAATAGATTAAGATAGTTCATTTTAATTTTCTTTAAAACTCTATATTTAATCTTTGGTTGCATTTTTGATATTTTGTAAAAAATAATGCTATTGATTAACAACACGATTGAAACATATAGCATAGGGTCCATAGCTTCACCCATAAATATCTCAATAACCAATTAGTTTATAATCTTATAAGTTAATAATAAAGATATATATTTTGGTGAGAAAATGGAAGACATAAAAATCAAAGAGATTTTTGAAAACATCTATGAAGTTGATTTGGAAGATGGTTTAAAAAGAATAGCAACAAAATCTATTGTTAAGGGAAAAAAGGTTTATGGTGAAAGAATAATAAATATTGGAGATGATGAATACAGAATTTGGAATCCAAACAAAAGTAAGTTAGCAGCGGCAATAATAAACGGATTAAAGGTTATGCCCATAAAAAAAGGTACAAAAGTTCTTTATTTGGGAGCATCAGCAGGAACAACGCCATCCCACGTTGCAGATATTGTTGAAAAATCCCCCGTTTATTCAGTTGAATATTCCCCAAGGATCATGAGGGAGTTTTTAGAGGTTTGTGAGGATAGGAAAAATTTAATCCCAATATTGGGCGATGCAAATAAACCCCAAGAATACGCTTTTATTGTAGAAAAGGTTGATGTTATTTATGAGGATGTTGCTCAACCAAATCAAGCGGAGATTTTAATTAAAAATGCAAAGTGGTTCTTAAAGAAAGGCGGTTACGGAATGATTTCCATAAAGGCAAGGAGCATAGATGTCACAAAAGATCCAAAAGAAATATTCAAAGAGCAAAAAGAGATTTTAGAAAAAAATAGATTTAAAATTGTTGATGAAGTAAATATTGGGCCATTTGAAAAAGACCACATTATGTTCGTAGGTATTTGGGAAGGATAGGCTTAATAACCTATATTTTTTTATTTTATTATTCCTATTATTTAAAATTTAATAACTATTTTAAAAATTTGTTACACAATGGTGATATAATTTTAAAATTTTTAATATCTGATAATAATTATTATTATATTTGATATCAAATCATAATATTTATATATAAAATTATAGTATGTATGAATGTGAAAATATCCTTAAGGTGATATTTTGAATGTAAAAAAGTTTGGAATTTTATTACTATGTGGGATGCTTGTCTTTACCGTAGCGATGTGTGGTTGCACACAAAAAACCACAACAGAAGAAGTAAAACCCACAACAACTAATCCAACAACCGGAGATGAAACAAAACCAAAAACAAAACCCCAAATCCTTACTTTAGGGGCTTACAAAGACCTTAAGGGCTTTGAAGGTAAGAGTTTGGTGTTTGATACTCTTTTAAAATACAATGATGATTTCTCACCAAAACCAAATATAATTGAAAGTTGGGAAGTTTTAGATGATAAAAAAACCTATATTCTCCACATTAAAAAGGGTATAAAATTCCATAATGGAAAAGAGGCAAATGCAGATGTTGTTAAGTTTTCTATAGAATACTGGGCTCCTTACAGATACTGCAGATATATGAAGTATCTCGATAGTATGGAGAAAGTTGATAACTACACATTAAAAGTTAAGTTTAAAGAATCCTACTCGCCATTCTTATTGGAGTTGCCAAGGATCTACTTAACACTTCCAGAAACAGTTGATGACAAAGGAAACATTAAAGAATGGATTGGAACTGGTCCATTCATCTTAAAAGAATATCAAAAGGACCAAAAGGCAATTTTAGTTAGAAACGACAACTACTGGAACAAAGAAAAGATGCCAAAGATTGAGGAAGTTATTTGGAAGGTTATTCCAGATGAAAATGCAAGAATTATGGCATTGAAGAGTGGAGAAGTTGATGCAATTGGAGTTACTGAGCATTATCTTTCAATCCCAGCACAGAGAATTCCAGAATTGCAAAAAACACCTGGAATTAAGGTTATGATTGCAGACAAAGGAACCATTGAAACCTACTCCTTTAACTACAAGAAAGGACCTTTAACAGATGTAAGGGTTAGGAAGGCTATTGCCTATGCAATTGATAGAGAAGGGCTTTGTAGGGATTTATTCTCCAACATTCCAAAACCTACAGGACATTTACTATTGC harbors:
- a CDS encoding ABC transporter substrate-binding protein — its product is MNVKKFGILLLCGMLVFTVAMCGCTQKTTTEEVKPTTTNPTTGDETKPKTKPQILTLGAYKDLKGFEGKSLVFDTLLKYNDDFSPKPNIIESWEVLDDKKTYILHIKKGIKFHNGKEANADVVKFSIEYWAPYRYCRYMKYLDSMEKVDNYTLKVKFKESYSPFLLELPRIYLTLPETVDDKGNIKEWIGTGPFILKEYQKDQKAILVRNDNYWNKEKMPKIEEVIWKVIPDENARIMALKSGEVDAIGVTEHYLSIPAQRIPELQKTPGIKVMIADKGTIETYSFNYKKGPLTDVRVRKAIAYAIDREGLCRDLFSNIPKPTGHLLLPEFIHGPKNVEPYTYNPEKAKQLLAEAGYKDTDGDGILDKDGKPLKLVLLTGDRQMERDTAVYMQNNLKNIGIDVEIKSLEDKARKQLAKKGEFDICRCHPWVAPPVRYLKWRCTDNGYDNYGCKFGVNEDVKELIDKIYTAKSDEDLEKYWNELWKIEYDFCPAMGLYVRPRAFAFKDNIEGFRFDADVGYIDLSNVVIK
- a CDS encoding fibrillarin-like rRNA/tRNA 2'-O-methyltransferase, with protein sequence MEDIKIKEIFENIYEVDLEDGLKRIATKSIVKGKKVYGERIINIGDDEYRIWNPNKSKLAAAIINGLKVMPIKKGTKVLYLGASAGTTPSHVADIVEKSPVYSVEYSPRIMREFLEVCEDRKNLIPILGDANKPQEYAFIVEKVDVIYEDVAQPNQAEILIKNAKWFLKKGGYGMISIKARSIDVTKDPKEIFKEQKEILEKNRFKIVDEVNIGPFEKDHIMFVGIWEG
- a CDS encoding tetratricopeptide repeat protein, with translation MGLLDKLKEKFMSFEDWVLKGDYYLEKGDYLNAFECYYRALEKKNDPAIWYNLAYCLLHLSKYKEALEAINEALNSDPDNPQYLYLKGWIYYKMGNLGDAYEYLKESSNKLKNDNVYYILGKIAMGFEDYNKAIEYFSEAHKINPKNVDALAEIGKIYLLHGDMDSGAEYFTEYLKRNPNGKYKVVLDFIEKSKNEIQVYDLMEGGLKYLKMKKHVEALKYFNKIVKLIQNDEYSYYYKAVIFENFEEYNKALKEIENALDISKNNIFYSKKGDILKHLKRYDEAIVQYQNALECNNECPYTYLGLGQLYFEIGEYEKASECFDNLLECYMSNLPSEDRDLFNIYGLIGKGETSNTRRFFEESLDYINRYLSKNMDDVYWWYLKGYVLYKLRDYRGALEALYNASKIDNKNIEILNAVCVIYEKLGRIEDAINIYKQILSIEPNMEHIKDYIENLSSNKPSGNEIPSILHKKISIYYRIPMPIYCGNNILKSIKDKNPIEAYYHFNMLIKILSPIKDDIGEKISEVSDLLCYEMYRFADKLEDYEPEKTTLSRIEGLFKLLLEYGEGV
- a CDS encoding ATP-binding protein is translated as MIVGKIIGDTTTSECQFKTDKKIRSGEYVVVKNIDDEDVLGVIKNIKASDNHFICGVKILGVLKGKKLFPNRSPIVYGGDVYLGDEEILKTLFYNEKGIKIGHLLTRESISVYLDVDKLVSRHFAILAVTGGGKSNTVAVICKELGSKNGTLVIFDPHGEYMKLSHESIEMKMNPLTAKIDPSLLSPNELADLVGIDKEDKKERIYLSFAFNTVKRKAFENRKELRGSRFLEELLNIMYEWVKNVDVGWDIEYYNPRKKMYDRRKLSREDGDVLFSLIDIIENFQLTFSENIGDRDILEKLEVGKINVVDLSGLEVSQMVSIVSYVARRLLSKRILYLKAQRNFDNPIEDIRKKSREILNEIKTKYRIVTKPLLLIVEEAHIYIPINEYNDASLWLGKIAREGRKFGVGLGLISQRPKQLNPDVLSQTNTKIILRIVEPEDQKYIQMASEDLGEDLVKDLASLGIGEAVIIGTAISMPTIVKIDKFDGSYGGEDIKIYDAWNSIGGDEFVDDFKFGF